From a single Dehalococcoidia bacterium genomic region:
- the def gene encoding peptide deformylase produces the protein MAVHPIRLVGDPVLRMKARRVTKIDDSIRALVRDMIDSMYAAHGVGIAAPQIGVPLRVIVIGLPDEEPFALVNPEIVKREGQRRVEEGCLSIPGYRALVPRSVTVVARGLDLQGRMVRIKASAKGGDRDALLAQALEHEVDHINGILYIDHLESLDELQKIDRDAPELEEETR, from the coding sequence GTGGCCGTCCATCCCATCAGGCTGGTGGGCGACCCCGTCCTGCGCATGAAGGCGCGGCGGGTCACCAAGATCGACGACTCCATCCGTGCCCTGGTGCGGGACATGATCGATAGCATGTACGCTGCCCACGGGGTGGGCATAGCCGCGCCCCAGATCGGCGTACCCCTGCGGGTCATCGTCATCGGCCTGCCCGACGAGGAGCCTTTCGCCCTGGTCAACCCCGAGATCGTCAAGCGGGAGGGACAGCGGCGGGTGGAGGAGGGCTGCCTGTCCATTCCCGGCTATCGCGCTCTGGTGCCCCGCTCGGTGACGGTGGTGGCCCGCGGCCTGGACCTGCAGGGACGGATGGTCCGCATCAAGGCCTCGGCCAAAGGGGGCGACCGCGATGCCCTGCTGGCCCAGGCCCTCGAGCACGAGGTGGACCACATCAACGGCATCCTGTACATAGACCACCTGGAGAGCCTGGACGAGCTGCAGAAAATAGACCGCGACGCCCCCGAGCTGGAAGAGGAGACGAGGTGA
- the priA gene encoding primosomal protein N' yields the protein MPYVEAAVNAPFPTRQSFTYRVPEGLDVRPGHLLYVPFGQRVAQGVALEVTDAPSYPEARDILGLASPDPLLLPHQPALARWLCDYYLAPLFDCVALMLPPGSEQRPLTYIRPRIGTEEAAALRLPPAARRALEMILARGQAEMRELERSLGSSRAQSAVATLLRRGLVERSYALAPPRGRHRTVVRLRLLLSPPEAEALAETWAGRRPRLASLLRLLAREGPVVAWPEVRARLRLTRAALAPALVEGVVALEEAPALAEPPLPDAAQSRPPPSLTPSQAEAAGAIIDALRRPLADGGPAVFLLHGLTGSGKTEVYLAAIDEALSRGKRAIVLVPEISLTPQTLQRFSARFPGRVAVLHSGLSLREQFDTWHLLRQGRYGVVVGARSAIFAPLPDLGLVVIDEEHEWTYKEEERAPRYHARRVAEELCRLTGAVLVLGSATPDVESYHAARSGRYRLLELPHRLRPDSRGGVVPSPLPEVLVVDMRRELREGHRGIFSRALLREMASALDAGEQVVLFLNRRGTASFLQCQECGHVPACPGCEVAYTYHGDQARLVCHHCNRQRRVPSSCPACDSTVLRPMGAGTQRVEEEVRRLFPGVRTLRWDRDAARDRRAHERIMTMFASHQADVLVGTQMLAKGLDLPLVTVVGVVLADIGLHVPDFRAGERTFQLLEQVAGRAGRGPRGGRVVLQTYSPSHPVVQAVASHDYQALYREEAALRARLRYPPFGRLVRLTCSLANAARAREEAARQAARLREIVQKEGLDLDVLGPAPAYPLRLRGRFRWHITLRGPDPHVLLRRWSLPEGWAIDVDPLGTP from the coding sequence ATGCCCTACGTCGAGGCAGCCGTCAACGCTCCTTTCCCCACCCGCCAGTCCTTCACCTATCGTGTTCCCGAGGGCCTGGACGTCCGACCCGGCCACCTCCTCTACGTCCCCTTCGGCCAGCGGGTTGCCCAGGGCGTGGCGCTGGAGGTCACCGATGCCCCGTCCTACCCGGAGGCCCGCGACATCCTGGGGCTGGCCAGCCCCGACCCTCTCCTGCTGCCTCACCAGCCGGCGCTGGCCCGCTGGCTCTGCGACTACTACCTGGCGCCCCTCTTCGACTGCGTGGCCCTGATGCTGCCTCCTGGCAGTGAGCAACGACCCTTGACTTACATCCGCCCGCGCATCGGCACCGAAGAGGCAGCTGCCCTCCGCCTGCCGCCGGCGGCCCGCCGCGCCCTGGAGATGATCCTGGCCCGCGGCCAGGCGGAGATGCGGGAGCTGGAACGGTCGTTGGGGTCGTCGAGGGCGCAGTCGGCAGTGGCGACGCTCCTGAGGCGGGGACTGGTCGAGCGCAGCTACGCCCTGGCCCCCCCACGCGGACGGCACCGCACCGTCGTCCGCCTGAGGCTGCTGCTGTCGCCCCCCGAGGCCGAGGCCCTGGCCGAGACGTGGGCGGGACGCCGCCCGCGGTTGGCGTCCCTGCTCCGACTGCTAGCCAGGGAGGGGCCTGTCGTGGCCTGGCCGGAGGTGAGGGCGAGGCTGAGGCTGACCCGGGCTGCCCTGGCCCCGGCGCTGGTCGAGGGGGTCGTGGCCCTGGAGGAGGCACCGGCCCTGGCCGAGCCGCCGCTGCCCGATGCCGCCCAGTCCCGGCCGCCACCGTCCCTGACGCCCTCCCAGGCCGAGGCGGCCGGGGCCATCATCGACGCCCTGCGCCGCCCTCTCGCCGACGGCGGCCCCGCCGTTTTCCTGCTGCACGGCCTCACGGGCAGCGGCAAGACGGAGGTCTACCTGGCCGCCATCGACGAGGCGCTGTCCCGAGGAAAGAGGGCCATCGTGCTGGTGCCGGAGATCTCCCTGACGCCCCAGACGCTTCAGCGGTTCTCCGCCCGCTTCCCCGGTCGGGTAGCGGTGCTGCACAGCGGCCTCTCCCTGCGGGAGCAGTTCGATACCTGGCACTTGCTGCGGCAAGGGCGTTACGGGGTAGTGGTGGGAGCTCGCAGCGCCATCTTCGCGCCCCTTCCCGACCTGGGACTAGTGGTCATCGACGAGGAGCACGAGTGGACATATAAGGAGGAAGAGCGGGCACCACGCTACCATGCCCGTCGCGTGGCCGAGGAGCTCTGTCGCCTGACAGGGGCGGTGCTGGTGCTGGGCAGCGCCACCCCCGATGTGGAGAGCTACCACGCCGCCCGCAGCGGTCGCTATCGTCTGCTGGAGCTGCCCCACCGCCTGCGGCCCGACAGCCGCGGCGGAGTCGTCCCGTCCCCCTTGCCGGAGGTGCTGGTGGTGGACATGCGACGCGAGCTGAGGGAGGGGCACCGGGGCATCTTCAGCCGTGCCCTGCTGAGGGAGATGGCCTCCGCCCTGGACGCGGGGGAGCAGGTAGTCCTGTTCCTGAACCGTCGTGGCACCGCCTCCTTCCTCCAGTGTCAGGAGTGCGGGCATGTCCCGGCCTGCCCCGGCTGCGAGGTGGCCTATACCTATCACGGCGACCAGGCGCGCCTGGTCTGCCACCACTGCAACCGCCAGCGGCGCGTTCCCTCTTCCTGCCCCGCCTGCGACAGCACCGTGCTGCGGCCCATGGGAGCCGGCACCCAGAGGGTGGAAGAGGAGGTGCGGCGCCTGTTCCCGGGCGTCCGCACCCTACGCTGGGACAGGGATGCCGCCCGCGACCGCCGCGCCCATGAGCGAATCATGACCATGTTCGCTTCCCACCAGGCCGACGTTCTGGTGGGCACCCAGATGCTGGCCAAGGGCCTCGACCTGCCCCTGGTGACGGTGGTGGGGGTGGTCCTGGCCGACATCGGCCTGCACGTCCCCGACTTCCGAGCCGGCGAGCGCACCTTTCAGCTGCTGGAGCAGGTGGCGGGGAGGGCAGGGAGAGGCCCCAGAGGGGGCCGGGTCGTCCTCCAGACCTACTCCCCCTCCCACCCTGTCGTCCAGGCAGTGGCCTCCCATGACTACCAGGCCCTTTACCGCGAGGAGGCGGCCCTCAGGGCCAGGCTGCGCTATCCCCCCTTCGGCAGGCTAGTGCGCCTGACCTGCTCCCTCGCCAATGCCGCCCGTGCCCGCGAGGAGGCGGCCCGTCAGGCCGCCCGCCTGCGGGAAATCGTCCAGAAGGAAGGGCTGGACTTGGACGTGCTGGGCCCCGCCCCGGCCTATCCGCTGCGCCTGCGGGGACGCTTTCGCTGGCACATCACCCTGCGCGGGCCCGACCCTCACGTCCTGCTGCGGAGGTGGTCCCTGCCCGAGGGTTGGGCCATCGACGTAGACCCCCTGGGCACCCCCTAG
- the rplS gene encoding 50S ribosomal protein L19: MDVDVRPLLDIKPNPDIPSFGPGDTVRVHCKVVEGDRERVQVFEGVVIRKRGGGLNATFTVRKISHGVGVERIFPLYSPLIQKVEVVRYGKVRRARLYYLRERIGRAARIKERRVAPQPKGQR, encoded by the coding sequence ATGGACGTGGACGTCCGACCTCTTCTGGACATCAAGCCCAACCCCGACATCCCGTCCTTCGGGCCCGGGGACACGGTGCGTGTCCACTGCAAGGTGGTGGAGGGAGACCGCGAGCGCGTCCAGGTCTTCGAGGGGGTGGTGATCCGCAAGCGGGGCGGCGGCCTCAACGCCACCTTCACCGTCCGCAAGATATCCCACGGGGTAGGCGTGGAGCGCATCTTCCCTCTCTACTCGCCGCTGATCCAGAAGGTGGAGGTCGTCCGCTACGGCAAGGTGCGCCGTGCCCGCCTCTACTACCTGCGGGAGCGCATCGGCCGGGCCGCCCGCATCAAGGAGAGGCGCGTGGCCCCTCAGCCCAAGGGCCAGCGTTAG
- the trmD gene encoding tRNA (guanosine(37)-N1)-methyltransferase TrmD, which translates to MRIDILTIFPGMFVGPFDESIVRRARERGIVSIHVHDIRAWATDRHRTVDDYPYGGGPGMVMKPEPIFAAVEDVLAQDERRGPIVLMTPIGRPFTQEVAQQLASQERLLIICGHYEGVDARVHRYLATDEISIGDYVLSGGELPAMVLVDAVVRLLPGAVGDPESVRSESFADGLLEAPHYTRPPDFRGWRVPEVLLSGHHQEVARWRRRQSILLTARRRPDLLARALLTPEEQEWLAQNLEQA; encoded by the coding sequence GTGCGCATCGACATCCTGACCATCTTCCCGGGCATGTTCGTCGGCCCCTTTGACGAGTCCATCGTCCGCCGGGCCCGAGAGCGGGGCATCGTCTCCATCCACGTGCACGACATCCGCGCCTGGGCCACCGACCGCCACCGCACCGTGGACGACTACCCTTACGGTGGCGGTCCCGGCATGGTCATGAAGCCGGAGCCCATCTTCGCGGCGGTGGAGGACGTCCTGGCCCAGGACGAACGTCGGGGGCCCATCGTCCTCATGACCCCCATCGGCCGCCCCTTCACCCAGGAGGTGGCCCAGCAGCTGGCCAGTCAGGAGCGGCTGCTGATCATCTGCGGCCACTACGAGGGGGTGGACGCCCGCGTCCACCGCTACCTGGCCACCGACGAGATCAGCATCGGCGACTACGTCCTGTCGGGCGGTGAGCTGCCGGCCATGGTGCTGGTGGACGCTGTGGTGCGGCTCCTGCCCGGGGCGGTGGGCGACCCCGAGTCCGTCAGGAGCGAGTCCTTCGCCGATGGCCTGCTGGAGGCGCCCCACTACACCCGTCCCCCCGACTTCCGGGGCTGGCGGGTGCCCGAGGTGCTGCTGTCGGGCCATCACCAGGAGGTGGCCAGGTGGCGGCGGCGCCAGAGCATACTGCTCACGGCCCGTAGGCGCCCGGACCTCTTGGCCCGCGCCCTTCTGACCCCCGAGGAGCAGGAGTGGCTTGCCCAGAACCTGGAGCAGGCGTAA